A portion of the Cololabis saira isolate AMF1-May2022 chromosome 17, fColSai1.1, whole genome shotgun sequence genome contains these proteins:
- the LOC133463779 gene encoding cytochrome c oxidase assembly protein COX15 homolog, producing MLLSSLRTAVFRGCRCAGREFHQSSRSPQLRQWFVRRNQSTITVESGARSIPAAAAVPNAATNRIVGRWLLGCSGLVVGAVVLGGVTRLTESGLSMVDWHLVREMKPPQTDAEWEAEFSKYQQFPEFKILNHGMTLPEFKFIFYMEWGHRMWGRLVGLAYILPTMYFWKKGYFNRSMKGRVLGLCGFVFFQGLLGWYMVKSGLEEKPESHDIPRVSQYRLSAHLGSALLLYCASLWTGLTLLLPAHKMTETRSLMQLRKFAKGTGGLVFLTALSGAFVAGLDAGLVYNSFPKMADKWIPDDLLAFSPTLKNFFENPTTVQFDHRVLAIGSLSAITGLYLFSRRMLLPRRAKIAISLLAAMAYTQVALGISTLLLYVPTPLAATHQSGSVALLSLAIWVLAELRKMPK from the exons CGGAGTCCACAGCTACGACAATGGTTTGTGAGGAGAAACCAGAGCACCATCACAGTGGAGTCCGGTGCCCGCTCCATCCCGGCAGCAGCCGCTGTTCCCAACGCTGCCACCAACCGCATAGTTGGCCGCTGGTTGCTTGGATGCAGTGGACTGGTCGTTGGGGCCGTGGTCTTGGGTGGCGTTACAAG GCTAACAGAATCTGGGCTTTCCATGGTTGATTGGCATCTGGTCAGAGAGATGAAGCCGCCTCAGACCGACGCAGAGTGGGAGGCCGAGTTTTCCAAGTACCAGCAGTTTCCAGAGTTCAAAAT ATTAAACCATGGCATGACTCTTCCagagtttaagtttattttctACATGGAGTGGGGTCATCGGATGTGGGGCAGATTAGTTGGGCTTGCATATATTCTCCCCACCATGTACTTCTGGAAGAAAGGATACTTCAATCGCTCCATGAAAGGAAGAGTGCTGGGGCTTTGTGGCTTTGTCTTCTTCCAG GGTCTTCTGGGGTGGTACATGGTAAAAAGCGGACTGGAGGAGAAGCCTGAGTCACATGACATCCCTCGGGTCAGCCAGTATCGTCTGAGTGCTCACCTCGGCTCTGCCTTGTTGCTGTATTGTGCCAGTCTCTGGACTGGGCTTACTCTGCTGCTTCCAGCACACAAG ATGACAGAAACCAGAAGTCTCATGCAGCTCAGAAAGTTTGCCAAGGGAACTGGTGGACTTGTCTTCCTCACGGCTCTTTCAG GTGCTTTTGTTGCTGGTTTGGATGCTGGTCTCGTTTATAACTCCTTCCCAAAGATGGCAGATAAATGGATTCCTGATGACCTGCTGGCCTTCTCTCCCACCCTCAAGAACTTCTTTGAAAATCCCACCACTGTACAATTTGACCACAGAGTTCTG gCGATCGGTTCTTTGTCAGCGATTACAGGCCTTTATCTGTTCTCAAGGAGGATGCTACTGCCCAGGAGGGCCAAGATTGCAATCAGCCTTCTTGCAGCAATGGCCTATACCCAG GTTGCCCTTGGCATCAGCACCCTGCTACTGTACGTCCCCACTCCACTGGCAGCAACTCACCAGTCCGGTTCTGTGGCTCTTCTGTCACTTGCCATTTGGGTTCTGGCCGAGCTTCGCAAAATGCCTAAATAA
- the LOC133464038 gene encoding Kv channel-interacting protein 2-like isoform X2, with protein MHLFFQDKWEVEGLQTVGILLVVCSSLKLMHFLGLIDLSVADSVEDDFELSTVCHRPESMDKLQEQTKFTKKELQVLYRGFKNECPSGVVNEENFQNIYSQFFPQGDSSMYAHFLFEAFDTNKNGSVSFEDFVFGLSIILRGTINDRLNWAFNLYDLNKDGCITKEEMLDIMRSIYDMMGKYTYPTMQDDAPREHVESFFQKMDQNKDGVVTIEEFIESCKKDESIMQSMQLFDNVI; from the exons ATGCATCTGTTCTTCCAAGACAAGTGGGAGGTGGAGGGGCTGCAGACTGTGGGGATCCTCCTGGTGGTCTGCAGCTCCCTCAAACTGATGCACTTTCTGGGGCTTATCGACCTCTCTGTGGCAG ACAGCGTGGAAGATGATTTTGAGTTATCCACCGTGTGCCATCGGCCTGAAAGCATGGATAAGCTGCAGGAGCAGACTAAGTTCACCAAGAAGgagctgcaggtcctctacagaggCTTCAAAAAT GAGTGTCCAAGTGGAGTGGTAAACGAGGAGAACTTTCAAAACATCTACTCCCAGTTCTTCCCTCAGGGAG ATTCAAGTATGTACGCACATTTCCTTTTTGAAGCCTTCGACACAAACAAGAATGGCTCGGTTAGTTTTGAG gaCTTTGTATTTGGCTTGTCTATCATCCTGAGAGGGACCATTAATGACCGGCTAAACTGGGCGTTCAACCTGTACGACCTGAACAAGGACGGCTGCATCACCAAAGAG GAGATGTTGGACATCATGAGGTCTATCTATGACATGATGGGAAAGTACACATACCCCACTATGCAGGACGATGCTCCAAGAGAACACGTGGAGAGCTTCTTCCAG AAAATGGACCAGAATAAAGATGGGGTGGTCACCATCGAAGAGTTCATTGAGTCCTGTAAAAAG GATGAGAGCATCATGCAGTCGATGCAGCTGTTTGACAACGTCATCTAA
- the LOC133464038 gene encoding Kv channel-interacting protein 2-like isoform X1, which produces MKTKNRDQSLSDSRELDGSYDQLTGNPSTSQSKKTIKQRFLKLLPCCTPATVPSVSQNSVEDDFELSTVCHRPESMDKLQEQTKFTKKELQVLYRGFKNECPSGVVNEENFQNIYSQFFPQGDSSMYAHFLFEAFDTNKNGSVSFEDFVFGLSIILRGTINDRLNWAFNLYDLNKDGCITKEEMLDIMRSIYDMMGKYTYPTMQDDAPREHVESFFQKMDQNKDGVVTIEEFIESCKKDESIMQSMQLFDNVI; this is translated from the exons GTAATCCCTCCACCAGCCAAAGCAAAAAAACCATAAAGCAGCGATTCCTCAAGTTGCTGCCGTGCTGCACGCCCGCGACTGTCCCCTCAGTCTCTCAAA ACAGCGTGGAAGATGATTTTGAGTTATCCACCGTGTGCCATCGGCCTGAAAGCATGGATAAGCTGCAGGAGCAGACTAAGTTCACCAAGAAGgagctgcaggtcctctacagaggCTTCAAAAAT GAGTGTCCAAGTGGAGTGGTAAACGAGGAGAACTTTCAAAACATCTACTCCCAGTTCTTCCCTCAGGGAG ATTCAAGTATGTACGCACATTTCCTTTTTGAAGCCTTCGACACAAACAAGAATGGCTCGGTTAGTTTTGAG gaCTTTGTATTTGGCTTGTCTATCATCCTGAGAGGGACCATTAATGACCGGCTAAACTGGGCGTTCAACCTGTACGACCTGAACAAGGACGGCTGCATCACCAAAGAG GAGATGTTGGACATCATGAGGTCTATCTATGACATGATGGGAAAGTACACATACCCCACTATGCAGGACGATGCTCCAAGAGAACACGTGGAGAGCTTCTTCCAG AAAATGGACCAGAATAAAGATGGGGTGGTCACCATCGAAGAGTTCATTGAGTCCTGTAAAAAG GATGAGAGCATCATGCAGTCGATGCAGCTGTTTGACAACGTCATCTAA